One genomic region from Glaciimonas sp. PAMC28666 encodes:
- a CDS encoding amino acid ABC transporter permease: MELLELLRLALPTLIKGVGYTLIFAVASMLGGLLLGFPLAVARILPSRLCQWPATVYVSLLRGTPLLVQIFVIYYGLPSVGINFSPLTAGILALSLNASAYLSESLRGAIIGVEKGQWAASYSIGLTYWQTLRYIVVPQAIRIAVPSMSNTLISLIKDTSLVSVITVTELMLATKEIIAVTFRPLPLYLAAAAIYWCLSICFERLQSRLEKKLGQAHRTN; this comes from the coding sequence ATGGAATTACTGGAACTGCTTCGGTTAGCGCTGCCCACCTTAATCAAAGGCGTTGGTTACACCCTGATATTCGCGGTGGCTTCCATGCTGGGTGGACTCCTGCTTGGCTTTCCGCTTGCGGTCGCCCGGATTTTACCGTCGCGTCTCTGTCAGTGGCCTGCCACCGTGTATGTCAGTCTGCTACGCGGCACGCCGTTATTGGTGCAAATTTTTGTCATTTATTATGGTTTGCCGAGCGTCGGCATTAATTTTTCTCCCCTCACCGCGGGTATCCTGGCGTTAAGTCTCAACGCTTCAGCTTATCTGTCGGAAAGTTTGCGCGGAGCGATTATCGGGGTCGAAAAAGGCCAATGGGCGGCAAGTTACAGCATCGGCTTGACCTATTGGCAGACGCTGCGCTATATCGTGGTTCCGCAGGCAATACGTATCGCGGTGCCGTCGATGAGTAACACCCTCATCAGCCTGATAAAAGATACCTCGCTGGTATCAGTCATCACCGTGACAGAATTGATGCTGGCTACCAAAGAAATCATCGCCGTCACCTTCCGCCCGCTTCCCCTTTATCTTGCAGCGGCGGCTATTTATTGGTGTTTGAGCATTTGCTTTGAACGTCTGCAAAGTCGTCTTG
- a CDS encoding cystine ABC transporter substrate-binding protein: MAYSKLSSLTKIAAAVLISSLAVSAFAADILDTVKARGTLKVAMEGNYPPFNFKDPKTGQLTGFEVDVANLIAAKLGVKTEFTTTEWSGILAGLGAGKYDVILNQVGITDERKKAFDFSIPYTISSAQLIVRKDEKRTFNSLEDLKGKKLGLGQGTNFEQKAKSVPGIDVKTYPGSPEYLADLASGRIDAALNDSLLVGYLLKNTALPLKAGAPVGAIDKIGIPLQKGNPKFKAALDKAIEDILKDGSFRKVSIKWFGIDVSKPPTAK, encoded by the coding sequence ATGGCCTACTCAAAACTTTCCAGCCTGACCAAAATCGCCGCTGCAGTCCTCATTTCCAGCTTAGCTGTCAGCGCTTTTGCCGCCGATATTCTGGATACGGTTAAAGCGCGTGGAACGCTAAAGGTAGCGATGGAAGGCAATTATCCACCGTTCAACTTCAAAGATCCTAAAACTGGTCAGTTAACCGGTTTTGAAGTCGATGTCGCTAATTTGATCGCTGCCAAATTAGGTGTAAAAACAGAATTCACTACGACGGAATGGAGCGGCATTCTGGCTGGCCTCGGCGCTGGGAAATACGATGTGATTCTGAATCAGGTTGGCATTACGGATGAACGGAAAAAAGCCTTCGATTTTTCCATTCCGTACACTATTTCCAGTGCACAGCTGATTGTCCGCAAAGACGAAAAGCGCACATTTAACAGCTTGGAAGATTTAAAGGGTAAGAAACTTGGTTTAGGACAAGGAACCAATTTCGAACAAAAAGCTAAAAGTGTTCCTGGTATTGATGTCAAAACCTATCCCGGCTCACCAGAATACCTGGCGGATCTGGCCAGCGGCCGGATTGATGCAGCCCTGAATGACAGCTTATTGGTGGGCTACTTACTAAAAAATACCGCGTTGCCGCTTAAAGCCGGTGCGCCGGTCGGTGCCATCGATAAGATAGGGATTCCGTTACAGAAGGGTAACCCAAAATTTAAGGCGGCTCTGGACAAGGCGATTGAAGATATTTTAAAAGATGGAAGCTTCAGGAAAGTATCAATAAAATGGTTTGGCATTGATGTTAGCAAACCGCCGACCGCAAAATAA
- a CDS encoding Rossmann-like and DUF2520 domain-containing protein has translation MDGATGSIGAVGQLTEMPDKVHNIAGELPDGIVPYDSSAEEALQQNTGHAPSVPTLSIIGCGKVGKTLARLWRERGTFQLLDILNRSPDSAHQACEFIGGGIAVNTYAQLRQADIYLIAAGDDQIAACCAALASDGKLSERSIVFHCSGALSSDALAAAAAHGAAVASIHPIRSFADPQAVTQHFFDTYCGSEGDSAALSTLTPAFDVIGGRCVAIKRENKILYHAAAVFASNYLVTLIDVAQQAYIEAGLPSDVALRLIEPLLSESAANAFRLGPATALTGPIARGDMDTVRRQYDAVRHWSPEVAALYEQFEALTLNLARQKP, from the coding sequence ATGGATGGAGCAACAGGAAGCATTGGAGCAGTTGGGCAACTAACTGAGATGCCAGACAAGGTGCATAATATCGCTGGCGAGCTGCCTGACGGTATTGTGCCCTACGATTCGAGCGCAGAAGAGGCCCTCCAGCAAAACACTGGTCACGCCCCTTCTGTGCCAACCCTTTCCATCATTGGTTGCGGTAAAGTCGGTAAAACCCTGGCACGGCTGTGGCGCGAGCGTGGGACATTCCAGCTGCTGGATATTTTGAATCGCTCGCCCGATAGCGCGCATCAAGCCTGTGAATTCATCGGTGGTGGCATTGCGGTCAACACTTATGCGCAGTTACGTCAGGCAGATATCTATCTAATCGCCGCTGGTGACGATCAAATTGCCGCCTGTTGCGCGGCACTCGCCTCTGATGGCAAGCTATCCGAGCGCAGTATCGTGTTCCATTGCAGCGGCGCGCTGAGTTCTGATGCGTTAGCTGCTGCCGCCGCGCACGGCGCGGCGGTGGCCAGCATTCATCCCATCCGTAGTTTCGCTGATCCACAGGCGGTCACCCAACATTTCTTCGACACATATTGCGGGAGCGAAGGAGACTCTGCCGCGCTCTCCACCCTTACTCCAGCATTTGACGTCATTGGCGGGCGCTGCGTTGCCATCAAACGCGAAAATAAAATTTTGTACCACGCAGCTGCGGTCTTTGCATCAAACTATCTGGTAACGCTAATCGATGTGGCACAACAAGCCTACATCGAAGCGGGTCTGCCATCCGACGTTGCGTTGCGTTTAATCGAGCCGCTCTTGTCAGAAAGCGCTGCAAACGCATTCAGGCTAGGTCCAGCGACCGCCCTCACCGGTCCCATTGCGCGAGGCGATATGGACACCGTAAGACGGCAATATGACGCAGTCCGCCATTGGAGCCCTGAAGTTGCCGCGTTATATGAGCAATTTGAAGCCCTGACGTTGAATTTAGCGCGACAAAAACCATGA
- a CDS encoding ATP-binding cassette domain-containing protein: protein MIRFLQVSMMRGIKPLLDKVDITLNPGDKIGLIGANGAGKSSLFGLLRGELHADAGEIDFPSKWRMAYVAQETPALDRPALEYAIDGDITLRRLEEELAFLESEPESAANGTLIGDLYSALADADAYTVRSRGEQLLTGLGFSMAQMQEPVASFSGGWRMRLNLAQALMCPSDLLLLDEPTNHLDLDAIIWLEDWLKRYAGTLIIISHDRDFLDGVVNVIVHIDERKLKRYTGNYSSFERQRAAQMILAAGALEKQTRQRAHLESFISRFKAQASKARQAQSRMKALAKMEELAPLRAAAEFSFEFREPLSAPNPLLTMEDVSAGYRIESATSHDVTEKVIIAGINFSLQIGQRIGLLGVNGAGKSTFIKTIAEELKPLHGDAQFGKGLSIGYFAQHQVEMLRHDESPLWHLAKIAPTTREQELRNFLGSFNFNGPMVTSSIAPFSGGEKARLALALIVWQRPNLLLLDEPTNHLDLETREALTMALAQFEGTLVLVSHDRHLLRATTDQFIIVADGKVEPFDGDLDDYKDWLFKTKLAAKNVGKDAGLPKTKETAKIISAVAPAAAPQADSADRREQKRQDAEARQKLAALKKPIESKIKRLDEQLAKRNAQKATVDTHLANPEVYEKDKKKELTTLLTDQAFYAKELAQLEAEWMEQQEALEQLGN from the coding sequence ATGATACGTTTCCTACAAGTTTCAATGATGCGCGGCATCAAGCCGTTGCTCGACAAAGTCGACATTACCCTTAACCCGGGCGACAAAATCGGTCTGATCGGTGCCAACGGCGCCGGCAAATCAAGCCTGTTCGGCTTATTGCGCGGAGAGCTTCACGCCGATGCCGGTGAGATCGACTTTCCGTCCAAATGGCGCATGGCATACGTCGCGCAGGAAACTCCGGCGCTGGACCGCCCGGCATTGGAATACGCGATTGATGGTGATATTACATTGCGTCGGCTTGAAGAAGAATTAGCTTTTCTTGAAAGCGAACCAGAAAGCGCTGCAAATGGCACATTGATCGGTGACTTGTACAGTGCGCTGGCAGATGCTGATGCCTACACAGTACGCTCGCGCGGCGAGCAATTATTGACCGGCCTTGGTTTCTCTATGGCACAAATGCAGGAACCAGTTGCCAGTTTTTCTGGTGGTTGGCGCATGCGTTTGAATCTGGCGCAAGCCCTGATGTGCCCGTCTGACCTGTTGCTGCTGGATGAGCCGACCAACCATTTGGATCTGGACGCTATTATCTGGCTGGAAGACTGGCTCAAACGCTACGCAGGAACCCTGATTATCATCTCGCATGATCGCGATTTCCTTGACGGCGTGGTCAATGTCATCGTCCACATTGACGAGCGTAAGCTGAAACGTTACACCGGCAATTATTCATCCTTCGAACGCCAACGTGCGGCGCAAATGATTCTGGCCGCTGGCGCGCTGGAAAAGCAAACCCGTCAACGCGCCCATCTGGAGTCCTTCATCAGTCGGTTTAAGGCTCAGGCGAGTAAGGCGCGACAGGCACAAAGCCGGATGAAAGCCCTTGCCAAGATGGAAGAGCTGGCACCGTTACGAGCCGCTGCTGAGTTTTCTTTTGAGTTCCGCGAGCCATTAAGCGCACCAAATCCGTTGTTGACAATGGAAGACGTGAGCGCCGGTTATCGTATCGAGAGTGCCACCAGCCATGACGTTACCGAAAAAGTCATCATCGCCGGGATCAATTTTTCTCTGCAAATTGGTCAACGGATTGGATTATTGGGCGTCAACGGTGCCGGTAAATCAACTTTTATTAAAACCATTGCCGAAGAACTGAAGCCGCTGCACGGTGACGCCCAGTTTGGTAAAGGTTTATCGATCGGATATTTCGCCCAGCATCAGGTTGAAATGTTACGTCACGACGAGTCACCGCTGTGGCATCTGGCTAAAATCGCGCCAACGACGCGTGAGCAGGAACTGCGCAATTTCCTTGGAAGCTTCAATTTTAATGGGCCAATGGTAACCAGTTCTATTGCCCCGTTTTCTGGCGGCGAAAAAGCACGTCTGGCGCTGGCGTTGATCGTATGGCAACGCCCTAACCTGCTGCTACTCGATGAGCCAACCAACCATTTGGACCTGGAAACCCGGGAAGCTTTGACCATGGCATTGGCCCAATTTGAGGGCACACTAGTACTGGTATCGCATGATCGTCACTTATTGCGTGCGACCACCGACCAATTCATCATCGTCGCCGATGGCAAAGTTGAACCGTTCGATGGCGATCTGGACGATTACAAAGACTGGCTGTTCAAAACCAAGCTCGCTGCCAAGAACGTTGGTAAGGACGCGGGGTTGCCAAAAACCAAAGAAACTGCAAAGATTATCAGTGCTGTAGCGCCGGCTGCCGCACCGCAGGCAGACAGCGCAGACCGTCGTGAACAAAAGCGTCAGGATGCCGAAGCACGCCAAAAACTCGCTGCATTGAAAAAACCGATTGAATCGAAGATCAAGCGGCTAGACGAACAGCTGGCAAAACGTAACGCACAAAAAGCCACTGTCGATACGCATCTGGCGAATCCTGAAGTCTATGAAAAGGACAAAAAGAAGGAACTCACAACTTTGTTGACCGATCAGGCGTTCTACGCCAAGGAGCTGGCACAACTGGAGGCGGAATGGATGGAGCAACAGGAAGCATTGGAGCAGTTGGGCAACTAA
- the prmB gene encoding 50S ribosomal protein L3 N(5)-glutamine methyltransferase — translation MTPHSFATIRDLLRYAVTRFNTEALFFGHGSSTALDEAAYLILHTLKLPLDKIEPFFDARLLQHEVDTVLRVIERRSKDRVPAAYITQEAWLGDYRFYVDERVIVPRSFIAELIPDFFSPWVQNPTTVTNILELCTGSGCLPIMLADAFGNAHVDTADISADALAVARRNVDDYDLQDRITLIESDLYTNVPNKKYDLIVTNPPYVNTGSMGKLPREYLAEPQIALAGGADGMDLVRTIVAGAKQRLTKNGVLIVEIGNERAFAEAAFPDMEMTWVSTSAGDDMVFLLTADQLP, via the coding sequence ATGACACCACATTCTTTTGCTACCATCCGCGACCTGCTGCGCTACGCAGTCACACGTTTTAATACCGAAGCACTGTTTTTTGGGCACGGTAGTAGCACGGCTTTGGACGAAGCCGCGTATCTGATCCTGCACACATTAAAGCTGCCGCTAGACAAAATCGAACCGTTTTTTGATGCCCGATTACTACAGCATGAAGTCGACACCGTGTTACGCGTCATTGAACGACGCAGTAAAGACCGCGTTCCCGCCGCATACATCACGCAAGAAGCATGGCTAGGTGATTACCGCTTTTATGTTGATGAGCGTGTCATTGTGCCCCGCTCGTTTATCGCCGAACTGATTCCTGACTTCTTCTCTCCGTGGGTCCAAAACCCAACTACCGTCACCAATATCCTTGAATTGTGCACCGGCTCCGGCTGCTTGCCGATTATGTTGGCAGATGCATTTGGCAACGCCCACGTTGATACCGCCGATATTTCCGCCGATGCACTTGCCGTGGCGCGCCGGAATGTGGACGACTATGACTTGCAAGACCGGATAACGCTGATCGAATCTGATTTGTACACCAACGTACCCAACAAAAAATACGACCTGATCGTCACCAATCCGCCCTACGTTAACACGGGTTCGATGGGTAAGCTGCCGAGGGAATATCTGGCGGAGCCGCAAATTGCTTTGGCCGGTGGTGCCGACGGAATGGATTTAGTGCGTACAATTGTGGCTGGTGCAAAACAACGCCTGACCAAAAACGGCGTGTTGATCGTGGAAATCGGTAATGAACGGGCCTTTGCCGAAGCCGCTTTCCCTGATATGGAAATGACATGGGTATCGACCAGCGCTGGCGATGACATGGTATTTTTACTAACAGCCGATCAGCTCCCTTAA
- the dapE gene encoding succinyl-diaminopimelate desuccinylase: MSNTTVSKTLALAEELISLSSITPQDKGCQDRLIELLSPLGFICETIQSGEVTNLWARKGTAQPLLVFAGHTDVVPTGPREQWKSDPFLPSHRDGKLYGRGAADMKTSIAAFVVAVEEFTLANPDHSGSIGFLITSDEEGPATDGTIVVCEKLKARGEQLDYCIVGEPTSSGELGDMIKNGRRGTMSGKLVVKGVQGHIAYPHLAKNPIHLVVPALTELAAEKWDDANEYYLPTSWQMSNIHGGTGASNVIPGDVVIDFNFRFSTASTVEDLQRRVHAILDQHALEYTLAWIIGGRPFLTPRGALSAALASAIKDETGIETELSTTGGTSDGRFIAQICPQVIEFGPPNGSIHKIDEHIEVRFIDPLKNIYRKTLENLLK, translated from the coding sequence ATGTCAAACACCACCGTTAGCAAAACCCTTGCACTCGCCGAAGAACTGATTTCCCTCTCTTCCATCACGCCGCAGGACAAAGGTTGTCAGGACCGACTCATTGAGCTGCTGTCCCCGCTTGGCTTTATATGTGAAACCATTCAGTCTGGCGAAGTGACCAACTTATGGGCGCGCAAAGGTACAGCGCAGCCACTGCTGGTGTTTGCCGGCCATACCGACGTCGTCCCAACGGGACCGCGTGAACAATGGAAGTCGGACCCTTTTCTGCCCAGCCATCGTGACGGCAAGTTATATGGCCGCGGCGCTGCCGATATGAAAACCTCGATCGCAGCGTTTGTGGTGGCCGTCGAAGAATTTACGTTGGCAAATCCTGATCACTCCGGCTCGATAGGATTTTTGATTACCAGCGATGAAGAGGGTCCCGCCACTGACGGCACGATAGTGGTCTGCGAAAAGTTGAAAGCCCGCGGCGAACAGCTCGACTATTGCATCGTGGGTGAGCCGACCTCAAGCGGTGAACTCGGCGATATGATAAAAAATGGTCGTCGAGGGACGATGTCGGGGAAACTCGTCGTCAAGGGCGTGCAAGGTCATATTGCCTATCCACATCTGGCCAAAAATCCGATCCATCTGGTCGTACCGGCATTGACAGAGCTCGCAGCTGAGAAGTGGGACGATGCTAACGAATACTATCTACCTACCTCCTGGCAAATGTCGAATATTCACGGCGGGACCGGTGCATCGAACGTGATACCCGGCGACGTGGTGATTGATTTCAATTTTCGATTTTCGACAGCGAGTACGGTGGAAGACCTGCAACGACGCGTCCATGCGATCCTTGACCAGCATGCGCTAGAGTACACTCTGGCATGGATCATTGGCGGCCGCCCATTTTTAACGCCACGTGGTGCGTTAAGTGCTGCGCTCGCGTCCGCGATCAAGGACGAAACTGGAATCGAGACCGAATTATCGACCACAGGAGGAACCTCAGATGGTCGCTTTATTGCACAAATCTGCCCACAAGTTATCGAATTTGGACCGCCGAACGGTAGTATTCACAAAATCGATGAACACATCGAAGTGCGATTTATCGATCCACTGAAGAATATTTATCGAAAGACACTCGAAAACTTGCTGAAATAA
- a CDS encoding ArsC family reductase — protein MAITLYGIPNCDTVKKARTWLEDQEIAYTFHNFKKDGVNVELINTWLRDIAWDVLVNRKGTIWRNLTDQRRASITDNISATTLMMEFPSVIKRPVLFTGKNTYVSFSDALYQQIFNQ, from the coding sequence ATGGCAATTACTCTTTACGGCATCCCGAACTGCGATACGGTCAAAAAAGCGCGCACCTGGCTAGAAGATCAAGAGATCGCCTACACATTTCATAATTTCAAAAAAGATGGCGTCAATGTAGAGTTGATCAACACATGGCTGAGAGACATCGCCTGGGACGTTTTGGTCAATCGCAAAGGTACCATTTGGCGTAATCTGACCGACCAGAGACGCGCCAGCATTACCGACAATATCAGCGCGACGACATTGATGATGGAGTTTCCGTCCGTTATCAAACGACCGGTGTTATTTACGGGGAAGAATACTTACGTTAGCTTTTCTGACGCGCTTTATCAACAAATTTTCAATCAATAA